Within the Burkholderia mayonis genome, the region TCCTACACAATCTTGCGTTTTCACGGCGAGCCCCACGTGCACGCTCACACCGGCCACACGCGTCGCTCAACGCTTCGCTCTGGCGCGCTCGCTCCACTCGAACGCAGCCATCCCGACCAGCATCGCCGCGACAAAGCCGAACGCCTTCGCTCCACCCAAGCCGAGCGACACGACGGCCGGCCCCGGACAAAAGCCGACGAGCCCCCAGCCGACCCCGAACGCCGCGCTGCCCGCGACGAGCCTGAGCGTGACGGACCCGCGCGGCGGAATCAGCATCGGCAGTCCCAGCAGCGAACGCTCCCGCCGCTTCGCGATCGCGAACGCGATCGAGCCGACCGCGATCGCACCGGCCATCACGAACGCGAGCGACGGATCCCAATCGCCCGCGAGATCGAGAAAACCCTGCACCTTCGCGGGATTCGCCATCCCGGACAGCAGCAGCCCCGTGCCGAACAGCAAGCCCGACAAGAATGCGAAAAAGACGCTCAAGTCACCCTCCCAAGACGTGGCGCAGCACGAACACCGTCGCAATGCCCGCGGTCATGAATACGGCGGTGGCGACGATCGAACGCAGCGCACCGCGCGAGATTCCGCAGACGCCGTGTCCGCTCGTGCAGCCGCCCGCATAACGCGTACCGACGCCGACCAGCACGCCGCTGACGATCACCCTTGCCCAACCGGCGTCGACGACCGGCGTCGGGAACCAGCCGAGCACATGCGCGACGAGCGCGGCCGAGATCAAACCGGCGAGAAACGCCGCGCGCCATCCGGCATCGCTGCGCCGGCCG harbors:
- a CDS encoding DUF6691 family protein, producing the protein MSVFFAFLSGLLFGTGLLLSGMANPAKVQGFLDLAGDWDPSLAFVMAGAIAVGSIAFAIAKRRERSLLGLPMLIPPRGSVTLRLVAGSAAFGVGWGLVGFCPGPAVVSLGLGGAKAFGFVAAMLVGMAAFEWSERARAKR
- a CDS encoding YeeE/YedE family protein, which produces MAVDLVHFTPGLSLAGGLMIGAAAALLVFFDGRIAGISGIVGGLLAGRRSDAGWRAAFLAGLISAALVAHVLGWFPTPVVDAGWARVIVSGVLVGVGTRYAGGCTSGHGVCGISRGALRSIVATAVFMTAGIATVFVLRHVLGG